CATAAAAAGTCCAGGCAGCCAAACCACAATTTCTGTATCAGTTGACCCAGAAAAGTCAGAATATGGTCAACAACTGccccttctttgtttttgttcctCTGTCCTCTTGGAACTTAGGACCAATCAGAAAAAGGCAAATTTGCTCCCCAACCCAATTACCCAAGATGCCCTGGTTCCAGTTAGcccacctccagcctccctgTGCCAACAGCTTTCAATCAAAAGGTACCAGGATCCTCCCCTCACTGTTTTTATTGTGAAGCTTTCCTGCCTCCCTGATAGCCTTTGAGTATCTGCCAAATGCTAGTGATAATGGCTGGCTCCTTGTTGCAAACTTGGAATAAGCAGACTGTTCACATTTGGCAGGTCTTTGttgatttccattcttcttttggCCTTTTGCACaattatttcccttttttctcttcctggagCTCTCCTCCTTGCCTTATGTGGGTCATTTGTATCCATCTTTTAAGGATCAGTTTAGATGTCACTCaggacaacaataacaataataatcatTATTAGAATCATAGTTATCTGTGCCAAGAACTGTTCTAAGCATGTTCAATTTATCAACTCATTAAACTCTCAGAACAATTATTGAAATAGGTTTCTATTATTGcctacattttacagataagaaaagatAACTCAGAGAGATAAAGTAACTCTCCTGAGGTCACTGAACTAGTAGGTGAAGGTTTGGGGATAGAACTTAGGCAGCCTGTCACCATAGTTCACTTTTGAAACCATACTGCTACTCTGCTTTCAGAGTAGATTTTCATATGCCCTCAGTTTGGGATGGGGGCTTACCTTTAATAATAACACTGTATGATaattatttatgaatttatttgtAGTCCCTACTTACATTTAaggggcttccccgatagctcagtgagtaaagaatctgcctgcaatgcaggaggcacaggagatgcaggttttatccctgggttgggaagatccctggagaagcaaatggcaacccactccagtattcttgactgggaaatcccacggagagaggagccttggcaggctacagtccaaagagtcgtaAAGGGTCGggcattactgagcaactaaacatgcCTGGTTACTGCTACAATTAAAGTTTTCTTAGTACAAGAAGAGTGTTTATAATGTTTGTAATCAAGCATATAGTAGTGTCTCTCTAAAGGCATATTTGAGGAATGAACAAATtaatgattgaataaatgaaatgtaCACAAAAATCTCAATTATTATTTAGAATTGGAAGATAATAACTTCAAGAAGAGATAAAGGGACCCTGCTTCTATGCAAACTTTGAATGCAACACAAGTTCTGCATATGAATTTACAATTATTATTCAGGAAATCATCTCTTAAAACAGGAATGCTTCTCTCCTCTTTGCTTAGTTTCTTTCCaaactcttattttttttaattaaaaaaattttttttattgttttaagtgtTTACTGGAGTGTAAGTGTGAaaacattagttgctcagtcatgtgtaactctttgtgaccccatggactgtagcccaacaggctccgctGTCCGTTAGTATTCTCCAGGCGAGTATACAGGAGTAAgtagcctcctccaggggatcttcgcaacccagtcattgaacctggatctcctgcactgcaggcacagCCATTAGGaaatagttgctttgcaatgttttcTTAGTTTCTAGTGTACAGGAAAGTgcatcagctatacgtatacatatatctcctctttttcccTTCATACTCTTAAACATAtaatcatgtgctgtgctgtgcttagtcactcaatgatgtctgactctttgtgaccccatggactgtagaccaccagtctcctctgttcatggaattctctaggcaagaatactggagtgggttgccattctcttctccaggggatcttcccaacccaaggatcgaacctgggtgtcctgcattgcagccagattccttAACATCTGagcccacagggaagcccaggtattcCAATGGATTATGTCAGAAATTTACAGCAAACTCTCCAGTGGAAAGTTCTTTAATGTGTCAAGGCCCTGGCTTTCTGTCTTTGTATCTCACACCCTGAGACTGATGCTGAGCCCTTGTCCATGCTCAGTGAGTCTCTTTTCTTAGACTTGTAGGACTGACCTGTCTGGAGAAGCACCAAGGCAGTCACTGCATTCATCTTCTTTACTTTATGTTGAATATTGTTGAAATCTATTCATTCACTCAAGAGCCATTTATTGAGTCTCTACTAGGTTTCTGCTATTGTCCCAGGATTTGGGGGATCCAGAGGTAAATTAGACAAGGCTCATgacctaaccgaagcagaagacattaagaagaggtggcaagaatacacagaagaactatataaaaaagattttaatgacccagataatgatggGTCATACGATcacatgacggtgtgatcactcacctagagccagacgtcttggagtgcagtcaagtgggccttaggaagcatcactaccaacaaagctagtggaggtgatggaattccagctagctatttcaaatcctaaaagatgatgctgttaaagtgctgcactcaataggccagcaaatttggaaaacacagaactggaaaaggtcagttttcattccagccccaaagaaaggcagtgccaaagaatgttcaaactgtcacgcaattgcactcatttcgcatggtagcaaagtaatgctcaaaagtttccaagctaggcttcaatagtacgtgaactgagaacttccagatgttcaagctggatttagaaaaggcagatgaaccagagatcaaattgccaacatctgttggatcattgaaaaagcaagagatttccagaaaaacatctacttttgcttcattgactatgctaaagcctttgtgtgtatcacaacaaactgaaaaattcttcaagtgatgggaatgccagaccaccttatctgtttcccgagaaacctgtatgcagatcaagaaacaacagttagaacaggacataaaacaatggactggttcaaaattgggaaaggagtacgtcaagagtctttattgtaaccctgcttatttaactttaatgcagagtacatcatgtgaaatgccgggctaggtgaagcacaagccggaatcaagattgttgggagaagtgtcaataaccttatatatgcagatgacaccgctcttatggcagaaagctaagaggaactaaagagcctcttgatgaaggtgaaaagaaaaggagaaagctaccttaaaactcaacattcaaaaattgaagatcacagcatctggtcctatcgcttcatggcaaacagatggggaaacaatggaaacagtgacagactttatttttttcgtctccaaaataactgcagatggtgactgcagtcatgaaattaaaagatgcttgctccttggaagaaaagctatgaccaacctagacagtgtattaaaaagcagagacatcactttgccaattaaagctcatctagtcaaagctatggcttttccagtagtcaggtatggatgtgagagttggaccataaagaaggttgagcaccactgaagaactgatgctttcaaacagtgctgttggagaagactcttgagagtcccttggactgcaaggagatcaaaccagcaatcctaaaggaaaacaatcctgaatattcattttaaggagtgagctgaagctgaagccccaatactttggctacctgatgcaaagagatgactcactggaatagatgctgatgctgggaaagattgaaggcagaagggtatgacagaggatgtgatggttggatggcatcacagacttgatagacaagagtttgagcaagttccaggagatggtgaaggacatggaagcctggtgtgctgcagtccatgtggtggcaaagagttggacataaccaagtgagtgaacaacaacaacaacaacaacaacaacaacaacaacaacaattctagTGGAACTGGGTAAAAAGTCAAACATGCAAACAAGCaaagaataatttctttttaaaatatgaatatgtaaatttaaaattttaatataagtatagttgatttacaatgcaatgttagtttcagatatatggcaaagtgattcagttacatatacatatatgtatacaagaatatatatatgtgtgttttatatatatataagaatatatatattctttttcagattctttttccttagagACTATTGTTTCCTGGACTCTACAGTAGATCCTttctggttatctgttttatatagagtagtatgtatatgttaaccccaaactccaaaTTTATCCCCCCAcccaacaaataaaataatttcagtaaGTGTCCCATTGGCACAAAGTTACGTGATAGCAATCTGTCCAAATGAATCCCTTTCAGAATGTAACAGCTTCCATAATTGTGTTACCCCATCACATTCTCTTATCTCTGATCTGCCAGTCTTCCTTGGACTTCACGTTTTCTTCCAACCTTTAATTGATTATAGGTAGGAAGTTATGAAATTATTTTGGATTAAAGTTTTTTAGGAAATTGTTATTCCCAATCCTCTCCCAATCCTTATTTATTGTCAGCATAATGAAGATGACTTTTCTTctcatactttcttttctttttctcctaggaATCAGCTATTATAATAAGATCATTGACGATTTGTTAGCAAATGGGGTCACACCCATCGTGACCCTCTACCACTTTGATTTGCCTCAGGCCTTGGAAGACCAAGGAGGTTGGCTCTCAGAAGCAATCATCGAATCCTTCGACAAATATGCCCGCTTTTGCTTCAGTACGTTTGGGGATCGAGTCAAGCAGTGGATCACCATAAATGAGCCTAATATTTTTGCTGTGATGGCATATGAGTTTGGTGTATTTCCTCCTGGTGTGCCTCATGTTGGAACTAAGGCTTATCAGGCAGCTCATAATTTGATTAAAGCTCATGCCAGATCCTGGCACAGCTATGATTCCTTATTCCGAAAAGAGCAGAAGGGCATGGTATCTCTATCAATTTTTGCTGGCTGGGCAGAACCAGCAGAGCCCTTCTCAGTGTCTGACCAGGAAGCAGTTAAAAGAGCCATGGCATTCCAGTTGGACTTCTTTGCTAAACCCATATTTATTGATGGCGATTATCCTGAAGTTGTCAAGTCTCAGGTTGCCCTCATGAGTAAAAAGCAGGGCTACTCATCATCACGGCTTCCAGAATTTAcagaagaagagaagaggatgatcAAAGGCACTGCtgatttctttgctgtgcagtatTACACAACTCGCTTAGTCAAGAACCAGGAGAACAGGAAAGGAGAACTGGGTTTACTCCAGGATGTGGAGGTTGAAGTTTTTTCAGACCCATCTTGGATAAGTTTGAATTGGGTCTGTGTGGTGCCGTGGGGAATACGTAAGCTACTGAAATACATTAAGGTAAATGCACTATTTGTTTGCATCCATGTGTACCCAAACGTGGAAAGAGGGGAAGATGGGCCTATGTCCATGTGTATAAAGACTTGAACAATGAATGCTTTAGGTAATAGCATATACATTTGTTGGCCTGGGAAGAGGTGGTTAGGATTTACATCAGTGAAGGATAATTAGCTgatagtagtgttagttgctcagttgccaactctgtgaccccatgggctgtatgtagcctgccgggcttctctgtccatagaattctccaagcgagaatactggagtggggttgccattcccttctccagggattcttcctgacccagggatcaaacctgggtctcctgaattacaggcagattctttatggtctgagccaccagggataaagGGCGTCAATGCCATAATTAGACTTAGGATTTGCTGTTAAATTCAACTGTAGCTACAGTAGTACCTTGGACATATTTTTCAGGCTGGGGTCACAATTGAGTTACTAAAAGGCATAAtagggatttgaaatagctgaatcCTTTCTGGGTCTCTGTTACACTGAATGGCATTTAGGTagctgaaatgaaaattttaagttatCAGTTTTTTAGGATTCCTGCTATCGGGTAGGGGGtgggaagaaggcaatggcaccccactccagtactcttgcctggaaaatcccatggatggaggagcctggtgggctgcggtccattgGGTCACtaggaattggacatgattgagtgacttcactttcacttttcactttcatgcattggagaaggaaacggcaacccactccagtgttcttgcctggagaatcccagggacaggggagcctggtggactgctgtctatggggtcgcacagagtcggacatgactgaagcgacttagcagcagcagcagctatcagGGGAATAGAGAATATAGCTACTGGGGAGGGGGGGACCAAGGGGTTAAGGAGCAATGACAATCGGCAGATGCTGATGGAAGAAAGATATTTCTGTCTTCTCATTATAACAAGAGTCATTTGACTGTCTTCATGGATATTTgcacagtttttcttttccattgttagttataaaaggtcaGTGTGCGGAAAATTAAGTTAATAGGGTCAGTGCAATTTGATGAAAACTAGTTTTGGGGTTGTATCTTAGAGAAGATAGAGGGTAATGCACCTGattttatgagattttttttttctcttacatcTGTTTGGAATAAAACTTCTGCTTTCTCATTCCAGGATACGTATAATAACCCTGTAATTTACATCACTGAGAATGGGTTTCCCCAGGGTGACCCCACATCTTTTGATGACACTCAGCGCTGGGAGTATTTCAGACAGACATTTCAGGAACTGTTCAAAGGTACCATTTGAAATGATGAAAGATCAATTGTGCAAACTTGATATGGTTTTCCCATGTGCCTATTTGCATTCAGCAAAGACCAATGATTTTGAAAGCTGAAATTCATGTAAATCAGTGTAAAGCTATGTAATTAAcagaggggaggagaaaaaagtATTTAGGAAAGAGGAAGGTGAAAATTTTGGCCTAGCTTCAACCTGCTGAAATTTAATCAAGTAAAAAGCGACAGTCTTCAGCATTTTGTGATTCCTGGGTGAAGGTGACATGAATAGAAGGAGTGGTGGCTGTCGGGAGAGAGCATTAGTTATTACACATGGATCAGCACTGACCAACTAGAGCATgcttatttgcatattttaatatCCTAACTATCAAATGAATTGGCAGAATTCTTAAAGGACCCAAATCAAGCATTTGTGTAAGAAACTTTCAAGTGGTATGTGTCTTCAATCAATGCATGTTTCATCTAAAGGGTAACCAAACAGCAGACATTCTTTTTGCCATATAGAAtctgtgaattttatttcaaGACAATATTGTTATTCTGGTAACTCCTTTTACCCAAAGGAattcttttcatatttgaaaaCAAATGTGAAGGAATAATCTTTAGCTGGTAACGCATATTTCTGCCTCAGTTAATTTCTCCCTTTTAGCTACCACTTGGAACACTGTTGCTTCATAAATTTAATTTCTCCTCCCTATAAAGAAATCATATCATAGCAACAAAATTCAATGAAAATGAGactttcaatttcctttttttaaaaaccatgataGGCAGTTATTTCTCCTCATTCTGTTTGAGAGGTCCTGGAATTATTCTTTCCAAACTAAATCAGTAATATACTGGAGTCAGTGAGAAGGAATTCTGGAAAGTGACACAAAGTGGTTTCTTTCCAAAACCTCAAATATATTGACTCAATTCCTCACCCAGCCCTGGGGTTTATTGACAGAGGGCAATTGGATTTCTACAATTTTACACAGCAAAATCATTCTTTTGTGTTACACACCAAAAAGATTCATCCTTTGTGTGGGAATTCACCTTctgataagaaaagaaaatctctagtTTTCTGAGATTCTTCCCCATTTCTCCCTGTAAATGACCCTGCTGTTGCTATTtaatcattaagtcatgtctgactttttgcgaccccgtggactatagtgcACCAAagtcttctgttcatggaatttcccaggcaagaatactggaatgggttataaATGACTCTGCTCATAGTTAATACACCGATGTTCCCAACTTCACCTCGAGAGACAAGTAGGCTAGTTATGATCATCAGATTTATGGATGCCCTGGGGACCACAAAGGACTTGTTCAAAACTGTTCTGTGTATTTTAgcgaaaaaagagaaaaagtagaaaTTGTCTTTCTTCATTCCCATCTTGGTGCTCTGTTTAGTGCTAACATATAAGGACATGTCTTTGTTCTCTGAAGTCATTTTTAGTACTTTGTACAGTGCCTTAGATCTGTAACACTAAAAATTCACCAATGGATCCTCAAACTAAGATAACTTAAAGATAGAAAAgtaattgaaggcaagagaagaaaatgtgagaagatTTGGGTTTGTGACGGATAGGAGAGAAGATAAAGTTAGGAACAAAATCCTGCTTTTGAACTTATTGAATTCCTCTTATACTGTTGAATTAATGTAGAAAGTGTGAACTTATACTGTTAATTATTCACAGCATCTACATTCTCCTCTGATTCTTAAcgttatgatttttattctttgtaattaacaaataatattgtattttttgaaaatatagttTTTCAAAATGTGTAGAAATCTACACATTGACCAAAAACGCTATAGTAAGTGTATCTATTCTGGACTGGATATAGTGATAGCTATCTTTCATATGTTGTTGTAGTGAACACCAGTTCTCTCTTCTGCAGTGAAACTCTTTTCTAATAACTAGTCCCTTTTCTTTCTAGGAAATACCCACCTTGCCCCTATTCTTAGACTTACCATAGGGATAGCTAAGTAAGCAGAATAAACAACTGCTCTTTGTCAACAGATAATTGATCGATCTAGACGTAGGCACATGACGTGAGGTGGATCAACCCCAATTCTTCCCTGGGATTTAGAATTTGGACCAATCAGCTTGCTTGTCTCATAGCATGGATTGGCAAGGTGATGTAACTTTGTGGGCCATTGGTGGCTATGCTTTTTCATGTAAAGCTTAGGGGTAATAAGAAGGTGGGTGGGGAACAGCTACCAGTGCACCCAGGGAAATGGAGACAAGAAACCAGGGAGAGATCAGGGGGACAGTTGTGCTTCTAATTCCAGTTTGTCTCAGACTCAGCTCCAAACATGTTTTcgagagacattacttttactTATAATTAAGTGCTCTTTCTGGTTCACCTGATTCTGATTGGATTTCTATCACTTGGAACAAAAAGAGTCTTAATTGATGCcatcacattattttattttcaagacaGTGAGATGAGGTCATTGCTcctatcttacagatgagaaaactgagtttcaAAGAGGCTAAGTcatttgctcaagatcacaaaGTTACTAAGTAGTATTTGCTGGAACAAGGCAGAATGTGTatagtattattattactacCACTATTTTGGTGTTTGATAGGATCCCTGAGTCCAGGGCTTTCTGACTCAGAGCACTTGCTTGTCCCACCACACTTCTAGAAACTTTGCCTCACGTTTGGGGGTCCTGGGCTTTCATAAATTCTTTGAAAGGGTTTCATGCTGCCTCTGCAGGAGCCAGCAGGTCCTATGACCTTGGACAAAGCTCAGATGCCGCATATCCTGCCTCTCAGCAGAGGAAGGGAGCTGAAGTAACTGATCAATTTCCTGAGACTCCTCCAAGGTAATGCCGATGATCTTGACTGGCGAGCACTTTACTGGGAAGAACCACCCTGTGAGCGATTAAAAGCAATAACAAGCCGAGGAAGGTATTTGTGGGAAGCTCGGCAGGTGAGAGGCCACCAGAACCCAGGGAGTCAGATGGATGATGGCTTTGTGATTCTCAGGAACAAAGCCTTCCCTCCCACATCATGCGTATGGACAGGCACATAATG
This window of the Capra hircus breed San Clemente chromosome 6, ASM170441v1, whole genome shotgun sequence genome carries:
- the LOC102180474 gene encoding cytosolic beta-glucosidase, which gives rise to MAFPAGFGWGAATSAYQVEGGWDADGKGPCVWDTFTHQGGERVFKNQTGDVACGSYTLWEEDLKCIKQLGLTHYRFSLSWSRLLPDGTTGFINQKGISYYNKIIDDLLANGVTPIVTLYHFDLPQALEDQGGWLSEAIIESFDKYARFCFSTFGDRVKQWITINEPNIFAVMAYEFGVFPPGVPHVGTKAYQAAHNLIKAHARSWHSYDSLFRKEQKGMVSLSIFAGWAEPAEPFSVSDQEAVKRAMAFQLDFFAKPIFIDGDYPEVVKSQVALMSKKQGYSSSRLPEFTEEEKRMIKGTADFFAVQYYTTRLVKNQENRKGELGLLQDVEVEVFSDPSWISLNWVCVVPWGIRKLLKYIKDTYNNPVIYITENGFPQGDPTSFDDTQRWEYFRQTFQELFKAIQLDKVNLQVYCAWSLLDNFEWNQGYNSRFGLFHVDFEDPARPRVPYTSAKEYAKIIRNNGLEGPP